A single Mercenaria mercenaria strain notata chromosome 9, MADL_Memer_1, whole genome shotgun sequence DNA region contains:
- the LOC123547217 gene encoding solute carrier family 23 member 1-like → MNGTYRLNEGFEWTIDCGHVDAKDVSKEKQQENVPEANGVVEVPQPPNVSTDQEIEDVPDTALVYNVSDSPPIYLSIVFGFQQALLSLSGNLAVSLLVAEVICAENDEEIKAKLLGTTLFMSGVTTLLMTFVGARLPLFQGAAGDYVIPLLVMVAIDKDRCDLDPELISRSQKEALLANTTLDMVSVQRPMVKKNIQTLQGSLILAGMIHFLIGATGLVGVLMRFIGPVTIVPAILLIGIYIVRATVNFAKVHWGISFMTCAISLILALYMSKIKLPVPVWTRQKGCHITRYPFHQMFAILIAIMFGWAVCGILTVTGRLTDDKNSTSYYTRTDARSYILTTAKWFHFPYPGQFGQIDFTVSVFLGFIIATFTSILDSIGDYYACASMCRVPPPPAHAVNRGIAIEGFCSAIAGLLGCGHATTTYGGNIGAIGVTRVASRHVFFVCGVIYVIFGVIGKISAVFICIPYPVLGGALITMFGMFTGVVLSNLKAIDLSSSRNLAIIGTAIFAGLMVPYWIETFPTELQTGNEKADEVLKILLGNPNMFGGILACFLDNTVPGTIRERGIATWQNVDDPENAATKYVEGLEIYTPLMPARLRKSKILRFIPFLPNSTT, encoded by the exons atgaatggtacaTACAGGTTAAATGAAGGTTTTGAGTGGACTATAGATTGCGGCCATGTCGACGCCAAGGATGTTTCCAAG gaaaaacaacaagaaaacgtGCCCGAGGCAAATGGCGTCGTTGAAGTTCCTCAACCGCCGAATGTTTCGACTGACCAAGAAATAGAAGACGTTCCCGACACAGCTCTGGTTTATAACGTCAGTGATTCACCACCAATATATTTGTCAATTGTGTTTGGTTTCcag CAAGCACTACTTTCACTGTCAGGCAACCTGGCTGTATCTTTGCTGGTAGCGGAAGTTATTTGTGCCGAAAATGACGAAGAAATTAAAGCCAAATTACTTGGAACTACTTTATTCATGAGCGGCGTTACAACCCTGTTAATGACGTTTGTTGGCGCAAGACTTCCGCTGTTCCAAGGAGCCGCTGGAGACTACGTAATCCCACTTCTTGTCATGGTGGCCATAGATAAAGACCGCTGTGACTTGGATCCGGAACTAA TTTCAAGGTCACAAAAGGAGGCTTTGCTGGCAAACACAACGCTGGATATGGTCTCAGTGCAAAGACCCATGGTGAAAAAGAATATTCAAACG CTACAGGGAAGTTTGATCTTGGCTGGAATGATCCATTTTCTGATTGGAGCCACCGGACTTGTTGGTGTGCTCATGCGGTTCATAGGACCCGTTACCATCGTGCCAGCAATACTGCTGATCGGCATTTATATTGTCAGAGCCACCGTCAATTTTGCTAAAGTCCACTGGGGGATCTCGTTTAT GACATGTGCAATATCCCTTAttttggccttatatatgtcgaAAATCAAGCTTCCGGTTCCGGTGTGGACAAGACAGAAGGGGTGTCACATCACTAGATATCCATTTCATCAAATGTTTGCA ATCTTAATTGCCATAATGTTTGGCTGGGCGGTGTGTGGGATATTGACGGTAACTGGTCGCCTAACAGACGACAAAAATTCCACCTCGTATTATACACGCACTGATGCCAGAAGTTATATTCTCACAACAGCTAAATGGTTCCATTTTCCCTACCCAG GGCAGTTTGGACAAATAGATTTCACAGTCAGTGTCTTTCTTGGCTTTATAATTGCGACATTCACCTCCATCCTCGATTCCATTGGTGATTATTACGCATGCGCGTCAATGTGTCGCGTGCCCCCACCTCCGGCACATGCTGTCAACAGGGGTATCGCCATAGAAGGATTCTGTTCTGCAATAGCCGGTTTGTTGGGCTGTGGTCATGCAACCACGACTTATGGAGGGAATATTGGCGCTATTGGAGTAACTAGG gtTGCAAGTCGACATGTGTTCTTTGTTTGCGGAGTGATATATGTCATATTTGGAGTTATTGGCAAAATATCGGCCGTGTTCATCTGCATACCTTACCCTGTCTTAG GTGGCGCCCTCATTACAATGTTTGGTATGTTTACCGGAGTTGTTTTATCTAATCTCAAGGCTATTGACCTAAGTTCGAGTCGGAATCTTGCTATAATTGGTACAGCCATATTTGCTGGGCTCATGGTGCCATATTGGATAGAAACGTTTCCGACAGAACTACAGACAG GTAATGAAAAAGCTGACGAGGTGCTGAAGATTCTCCTTGGCaatccaaacatgtttggtggtaTCCTTGCCTGTTTCTTAGATAATACAGTCCCAG GAACGATCAGAGAACGTGGGATAGCGACCTGGCAAAATGTAGATGATCCCGAGAACGCGGCAACAAAATATGTTGAGGGACTGGAGATTTATACACCACTGATGCCTGcaagacttagaaaatcaaagaTCTTAAGATTTATACCATTTTTACCAAATTCTACAACATGA